Within the Methanobacterium sp. BRmetb2 genome, the region TATATGGATTTAAAAATAGGTTAAACTATTTGTCTTTTCTTTATTTTTTCACATAAAATAGGAATTAATTTTTTTATTGTCTAAAATCTGATCAATTAGAGTATTTTGTTTCATCTTGAATTTCAGCCTGTTCAAAGGCTCTTCTACGTCTCATACAAGATTCACATACACCGCAATGAAGTTCATCCCCAAGGTAACAGGAATAACTCAAATGTAGGGGCGCCCCAATATCTTTTCCGATTTCAACAATTTCTTTTTTGTTACTTTTTATTAAAGGGGCTTTAATCTCTATTTCTTCAGGTGAACCTATTAATAAAAGGTGGTTAAAGGCTTCCAGAAATTCCTTTGAATTATCAGGAAAAGTTATGGCTTCCTCATAATCCCAACCAACTATAATTTTTTTAGCATTTTCTGCTTCAGCATAAGCAGTTGCTATTGCAGTAAATACGATGTTTCGGCCAGGGACCCATACCAGACCCGCAGTTTCGTTACATAATTCTTCATCATCTAACTGGCTCATTTCCAGTTCTGGTATTTCTTTAGAGGAAGTTAAGGCTGATCCACTAATTTTACCCATCCAGGGAAGATCAATAACCGTATGATCAATACCTAATTCGTCACAGATTGCTTTAGCAGATGAAATCTCCATTTCAGCACTTTTCTGTCCATAGTTAAAGGTTAATGCATGTATATCGTAACGATCCTTGTAGAAGGACGTGGCCACTGCTGAATCCAGTCCTCCAGATAAAACACTTATTGCCTTTTCTTTTGATTTTCCCATATTAAAACTCCTTTTAAACTATAAATTTAGTTAAGTATCCTGTTAATTCTAATAACATCTAATATAATGGTTCTGCTATATCATTTTATGATAATTTCCCACTATTAACATACCGCTTAAAAACTTCTTCAGCCTTTTTCATCACAATTTTTAAGGGAACTTTGAGTTCGCTGGAGATTAATTTTGCATCTTCATATTCCGGGCTGTAATTAATAATCTCATCTCCAATAATGCCCACTTTTACATGGATCATTCTGGTGACGCCATTTATATCCAGATTAATAGGTATGATCTTCCTTTTCAGGATATTTCTATGTACATATGGTAAAACACGTACCCCCAGAGTCCCAGTTTCCCTGAAAATAACCTCTGATAACCTATCACAATCTTCTGGTTTTGATATTACTCTTAAAATGTGTCCCGGCCGATTTTTTTTCATTATGGTAGATATTAAAGATACATCCAGTGCTCCTTCATCTAAAAGTCTGTCAAATACATGTCCTAGAACTTCGCCGGTAACATTATCTAGATTAGTTTCCAGTATGGATATCTTATCGGTGGGAACCGTTGAGTCTGCCATTAATATCCTTAAAATATTTGGGATTTCCAGATCCATTCTTCCTGCCCCATAACCAATTTTCCGATTTATTACTAGGGGATAGTTGGTGCAGAATTCATCCACCATATTTACAAGTAAGGCCGCCCCAGTAGGGGTTGTTAATTCAAAATTAACTGGACCCCCCATTACTGGAACTCCCTTTAAAATTTCAATGGTGGCCGGAGCAGGGACAGTTAAAGAACCGTGCATACTTTTAATTCTGCCTCCCCCTAAAGCTACAGGCACGCTTAAAACTCTTTTTGAGTGTAACCCTAAACTATGGAAACAGTAAGCTGTTCCTATAACATCAGCAACTGCATCAGCAGCACCTACTTCATGAAAATGTATTTTATCCAGAGTTTTACCGTGTACTTTTGATTCAGCAAGAGCCAGTGTTTTAAAAACTTTTTTAGAAAAATTTAAAACATCTTTACTGATGTTCTCATGCTCAATTTTGTCAAATTTTTTAATAAAATCGTTATATCTAACAGGTTCCCTGTCCGTGCATTTAACTTCCGCAAATGTTGCCAGAATGCCTGATTTTTTTGTTTCTTTTATATTTACAGTGACATCTCCAAAATAAGATCCAGCATATTCCATCAAATCTGCTGTAATATCTGGTTCTGCCCCTAAATTGATCATGGCCCCCACAACCATGTTTCCAGATATTCCTGAGTTTTGAGGGTCAAATATAACCACCATGATTTAAATCTCCCTTATAAAATAATTTTTGTATCAATAATTCCATTATTACTTCTTCTCGATTTAATCTAAAAAAATTTAATAAATATATCTCCAATAGCTTAAAAAGGGGGGTAATGTTTAGTTTAAGAATAAGAGTGCTTAATTTAGGTTTAAAA harbors:
- the queC gene encoding 7-cyano-7-deazaguanine synthase QueC: MGKSKEKAISVLSGGLDSAVATSFYKDRYDIHALTFNYGQKSAEMEISSAKAICDELGIDHTVIDLPWMGKISGSALTSSKEIPELEMSQLDDEELCNETAGLVWVPGRNIVFTAIATAYAEAENAKKIIVGWDYEEAITFPDNSKEFLEAFNHLLLIGSPEEIEIKAPLIKSNKKEIVEIGKDIGAPLHLSYSCYLGDELHCGVCESCMRRRRAFEQAEIQDETKYSN
- a CDS encoding TIGR00299 family protein; the protein is MVVIFDPQNSGISGNMVVGAMINLGAEPDITADLMEYAGSYFGDVTVNIKETKKSGILATFAEVKCTDREPVRYNDFIKKFDKIEHENISKDVLNFSKKVFKTLALAESKVHGKTLDKIHFHEVGAADAVADVIGTAYCFHSLGLHSKRVLSVPVALGGGRIKSMHGSLTVPAPATIEILKGVPVMGGPVNFELTTPTGAALLVNMVDEFCTNYPLVINRKIGYGAGRMDLEIPNILRILMADSTVPTDKISILETNLDNVTGEVLGHVFDRLLDEGALDVSLISTIMKKNRPGHILRVISKPEDCDRLSEVIFRETGTLGVRVLPYVHRNILKRKIIPINLDINGVTRMIHVKVGIIGDEIINYSPEYEDAKLISSELKVPLKIVMKKAEEVFKRYVNSGKLS